In the Sandaracinus amylolyticus genome, TCGCCGGCTCGTCGCCCACCTGCTTCGTCGCCACCGACGCGCCCCGCGCGCGCCCCGAGTGGCTGCGCCGTCCCGCGAGCTGACGTCGCATTCGTTCAAGACCCCGCCCCGCCGCGGCCGTATCTCGATCGCATGGCCGTTCAGCTGATCCATCCGTCCGGTCTCTTCCGGGCCGAGCACTACACCCAGGTCGCGATCGCGACCGGCACCCGCACCGTCTACCTCGCGGGCCAGGTCGCGTACGACGAGCACCAGCGCATCGTCGGAGTCGGCGATCTCGCGGCGCAGACCGAGCAGGCGACGCTCAACGTGGGCCGCGCCCTCGAGGCCGCGGGCGCGACCTTCGAGGACGTCGCCAAGCTCACGATCTACGTCACGCAGTGGACCCCCGAGCAGATGCCGCGCTTCGTCGAGGGCTTCTCGCGCGCCGCGCAGCGCCTCGGCATCACCTCTCGCCCGCCGGCCTCGCTGATCGGCGTCGAGGTGCTCTTCGATCCCGACATCCGGATCGAGATCGAAGCGATCGCCGTCCTTCCCTGATCAGTCGCGATCGCACACCCCCGCGGGCGTCATGCTTCCGAAGTGCGGCACGCAGAACGAGCCGTCGGCGCAGCGGGGCTGGCGGTTGGCCCCGCCATCGGGCAGCGGGATCGCGCCGTCGGAGCCCGGGGGCACCGGGTACCACGTGGGATCGCAGAGCGGCGCGCAGTAATCCTGATGACATCCGAGCCCCGCGCCGCAGTCGACGTGGCTCCCGCACCGATCGCCATCGCCGCCGGGCGGGATGCACACCATGATCGACGTGCTCGCGCCGTACGGGGTGAGCGGTCGGCACTGGCCCCCACCGGCGCACGGCGAAGGTGCGCTCGGATCGCAGCGCACGTCGGGGATGCACTCGCCGCCGGCGTGCGGACAGAGCTCGCCCGCCTCGCACCCGAACGCGTCGCAGGGCGCGATGCAGGTGCCCGCCTCGCGGCTGTAGGGCGCGCACGCGAGGCCCTCGCCGCAGCGCGACGTCATCAGCGTCTGGCCTCCCTCGAGCGACACCGCGACGTCGATCGTGCACGCCGCGCCCGCGCCCAGCGTCCCCGGCTCGCTCACGCAGCGCATCGCGTGACGACGACCCTCGTCGATCTGCCCCCACGCGCAGCGCTCTCCGCTCTCGCACGACGACGGGTCGGCCAGCGAGCAGTCGGACACGAGGTCGGCGTCGCACACTCCCACCTGCGCTCCGTCGTCGGGCGCGACGTCGACGCACAGCGAGCCGTCCTCGCAGTGCGAGGGCGCGGGATGGAAGACCGTGCCGCCGTCGGGCAGCGGAGACGGCACCCCGGCGTCGGGCAGCGGCCTCGCGTCGCAGCGCGTCGCGCATCGTCCGTACGCGCACCCGAGCTCCCGCGCGCAGTCGCCGTCGCTCGCGCACACCGCGCCGATCGCACCATCGCCGGTGTCGCGACAGACCCAGCGATCGCCCCCGCCACCGATCGGCCTGACGTGCGCGCATCGCTCCGACGCGCCGCACGGGCTCTGGGTCAGCGGATCGCACTCGATCGCCGTCACGCACGACTGCCAGTATCCGGGGCAGATCTCGCCCGAGGCGCAGCCGAGCAAGTGGCAGGGGCGCACGCACACCGCGCTCTCCGCGAACGCTGGTGGCTGACAGACGAGGTCCTCGCCGCAGCGCGACGTCCGGTACGACAGGCCGTCGGCGAACGTGACGGGCACGTCGAACGCGCACGCCTCGCCCTCGCTCAGCGTTCCGGGCTCGGACGTGCAGCGGAACCCGGTCCACATGTAGGTATCGAGCTGGCCGTACGCGCACCGCTCGCCCTCGGCACACTCGTCGCCGCCGAGCACGCAGTTCGAGAAGCGGTCGCCCGCGTCCTCCCCGAAGCCCCAGCTCCCCGCATCGATCCCCGCGCCCGCATCGCCCCCGTCGGCGTTCGCGCCGCATCCCGAGAGCGCGACCACGACTCCGACGACTCCCCACACGGCTCCGTTCCGCACGCGGCACCTCCTCGCGCGTGCCAGACCGAGCCGTCGCGCACGCGCGCGGAGTGGGGAGCACGTCGCGTGCTCAGCCCGCGGTGCGCGCGACCAGCGCGCTCGTCGCCTGCCACGCGCGGAACACGAACCAGAGGCAGACCAGGTGGAGGATCACGCCGAGCCCGTCCTCGAAGAACACGAAGAGCGCGGTGTCCCCCGCGTAGACCATCATCGCCACCACCAGCGCCCAGGGCTTGCCGCGCTTGCCCAGCCACGCGAGCCCGAAGAGAGCGCCGGCGGGCACCAGCGCGAGCGCCACGCCGATCACGTTCAGCCAAGGCATCCCGGCCTCGGCCGCGAGCACGTGGACGATGACCGCCGGCACCAACGAAGCGCCGAGCGCCAGCGCGAAGCTCCAGTCCGCGCCCGCCGCCGCGGTGATCGCGTTGACCACCGAGAGCCCGACCGCCCAGTAGAGCCACGAGACGCCGCGCGAGACCTCGGACGCGAGCCGGACGAGCTCGGGGTCGGGCGCGGGCGCCGCTTCGCTCGCCGGCGCCTCGAAGGGCAACGTGAAGCCGGGTGGCGGAGGCTCGCGGTCGCGCGGGTCGTCGTTCGCGGGGGTGGTGCGGGTCGGGTCGAGCATGGCGCGCGAGGCTAACACGCCGCCGTTCACCCCCTCGGACGCAGCTCCGCCATCACCTCGAGCAGGTGCGCCGGCTCCACCGGCTTCACGAGGTGCGCGTCGAACCCGACCTCGCGGGCGCGGCTTCGATCGCTCTCCTGGCCGTAGCCCGTGAGCGCCACCAGCCGCACGCTCGCGAGGCTCGGATCGGCGCGCAGTCGCCGCGCGAGCTCGAATCCGTCGATCCCCGGCAGCCCCACGTCGAGGATCGCGACGTCGGGCGCCACCTCGCGGACGAGCGCGAAGCCCTCTTCACCGTGGGCCGCGGTGCGGCAGGTCACGCTCTCGGCCTCGAGCAGCGCGCACAGCGTCTCGCGGCTCTCGGCGTTGTCCTCGACGATGACCACCGACATCCCTCGCACCGACGCTCCGGTGCGGGGGCCGCGCGCGCGATCGGGATCGCTCCGGCCCGGCGCCTCGGCCCGAGGCAGTCGGATCACGATCTCGGCGCCACGCCCCTCGCCGTCGCTGTGGGCCTCCACGCTGCCGCCGTGCATCGTCACCAGGCTGCGCACCAGCGTGAGCCCCACGCCGAGGCCGCCGTCGGCGCGCTCGAGCGTGCGCTCCGACTGCACGAAGAGATCGAACACGTGCTCGATCATGTGCCGCGGGATCCCCATCCCGTCGTCGCGAACCCGCAGCACCACGCAGCCGTCCTCGGCGCGCGCCTCGAGCCGCACGTGCCCGCCGGGCGGCGTGTACTTCGCCGCGTTGTGCAGCAGGTTGACCTGGATCTGGTGCAGGCGCGCCGGGTCTCCGTCGACGTAGAGCGGCTCGTCCGGCACCGACACGACCAGCTCGTGCCGGCGCGACTCCATCGCGCCGCGCACCGCGTCGGCCGCGTCGTGCACCAGCTCCCGCACGTCGACGATGCGCCGCCTGAGCTCGATCTTGCTCTGGGTCACCCGCCCGACCTCGAGCAGGTCGTCGAGCAGGCGCG is a window encoding:
- a CDS encoding RidA family protein, which gives rise to MAVQLIHPSGLFRAEHYTQVAIATGTRTVYLAGQVAYDEHQRIVGVGDLAAQTEQATLNVGRALEAAGATFEDVAKLTIYVTQWTPEQMPRFVEGFSRAAQRLGITSRPPASLIGVEVLFDPDIRIEIEAIAVLP